Below is a genomic region from Procambarus clarkii isolate CNS0578487 chromosome 27, FALCON_Pclarkii_2.0, whole genome shotgun sequence.
cccgtgacgcaaggcgatatgtgcgccaggcgtcgtacaactgGACCGTTAAATAGGGATGCCAAacagcagtagcaaagccaaaacgcgaaaacaggacgtgatcaggcggctcccaggcggaggaggtgtccaAACATCCGCTGGgcgtcgtcaaggttgaaccaggagtcccaaaaaattcgtgttagaattattaatcttaccttttcggtcatattcaataatatatgtttacaagaaagactgctaccaaaatatactagtgtgtgtgtgtatatatatatgtcgtacctagtagccagaacgcacttctcagcctactatgcaaggcccgatttgcctaataagccaagttttcatgaattaattgtttttcgaatacctaacctacctaacctaacctaacctaactttttccgctacctaacgtaacctaacctataaggataggttaggttaggttaggtagggttggttaggttcggtcatatatctacgttaatttttaactaataaaaaaaaaatgacctcatacataatgaaattggtagctttatcatttaataagaaaaaaattagagaaaatatattaattcaggaaaacttagcttattaggcaaatcgggccttgcatagtaggccgagaagtccgttctggctattaggtacgacatatatatatatatgtcgtacctagtagccagaacgcacttctcggcctactatgcaaggcctgatttgcctaataagccaagttttcctgaattattatattttctcaattttttttcttatgagatgataaagctatgcatttcattatgtatgaggtcaatatttttttattggagttaaaattaacgtagatatatgaccaaacctaaccaaccctacctaacctaacctaacctatctttttaggttaggttaggttaggtagccgaaaaagttaggttaggtttggttaggtaggttaggtagtcgaaaaacaattaattcatgaaaacttggcttattaggcaaatcgggccttgcatagtaggcagagaagtgcgttctggctattaggtacgacatatatatatatatatatatatatatatatatatatatatatatatatatatatatatatatgtcgtacctagtagccagaacgcacttgtcagcctactatgcaaggcccgatttgcctaataagccaagttttcctgaattaatatattttctctaatttttttcttatgaaatgataaagctacccatttcattaggtatgaggtcaatttttttttattgtcgttaaaattaacgtagatatatgaccaaacctaaccaaccctacctaacctaacctaacctatctttataggttaggttaggttaggtagccgaaaaaggtaggttaggttaggttaggtaggttaggtagtcgaaaaacaattaattcatgaaaacttggcttattaggcaaatcgggccttgcatagtaggctgaaaagtgagttctggctactaggtacgacatatatatatatatatatatatatatatatatatgtcgtacctaatagccagaacgcacttctcagcctactattcaaggcccgatttgcctaataagccaagttttcatgaattaatgttttttcgtctacctaacctacctaacctaacctaacctagctttttttggctacctaacctaacgttacctataaatataggttaggttaggttaggtagggttggttaggttcggtcatatatctacgttaattttaactccaataaaaaaaaattgacctcatacatagagaaaagggttgctttatcatttcataatacaaaaattatagtaaatatattaactcaggaaaacttggcttattaggcaaatcgggccatgaatagtaggctgagaagtgagttctggctactaggtacgacatatatatatatatatatatatatatgtcgtacctagtagccagaactcacttctcagcctactattcaaggcccgatttgcctaataagccaagttttcctgaattaatatatttactataatttttttcttatgaaatgataaagcaacccttttctctatgtatgaggtcaattttttgttattggagttaaaattaacgtagatatatgaccgaacctaaccaaccctacctaacctaacctaacctatatgtataggtaaggttaggttaggtagccaaaaaagctaggttaggttaggttaggtaggttaggtagacgaaaaaacattaattcatgaaaacttggcttattaggcaaatcgggccttgaatagtaggctgagaagtgcgttctggctattaggtacgacatatatatatatatatatatatatatatatatatatatatatatatatatatatatatatatatatatatatacgggaaaGAGGTGaaataaggtgaggtacaatatctTTAATGATATaatggatattaataaggtattagtgagataaatgtgtatcaatgatcctactcaaaacgccctttaactgatcaatcaaaaatggatctaaattctaTAAACCACTGATAATGTTCAatttacatgattttgtaatctgtattaaagcagaatcAATTGTGTTCATATTAAAAATGCTGTTACAATTCgtttttgaagaagccatctcccaatcaatttggtgagaactttctgacaaatgaacaaacaaggcATTAGACAATTGGTCATGTCTTATAgaatatttatgttgcgaaattctaaatttcaaatctttagatgtttgtccTACATAGAagaacagtctttacaaggtattttgtaaatgacacaattatcaccacGAGGACTATTTCTAGCTAATAGttttccaacagtattttcgtaatttAACATTTTGTTTAATTACGAAAATCTTCCATCACTTATACAACTATTTACACAACATATTCCTTTGTATATGCTGTATCGTGGGTGACCAGTGTTCGGCAGACATTAGGTTTACTGATTCTGTCTATCTGTATTTCCTTTAcgtaacaaacacacacacacaggaataggctcaggaatctgtacatcagttgattgacggttgagaggcgggacaaaagagccgaagctcaacccccgcaagcacaattaggtgagtagacacacgcaaaagggcgctggtggctgagtggacagcacgctggatacgtagtcctgtggttcGGCGTTCGATTCTCGGCGCTGGCGGAAACAaaaatgagcagtttctttcaccttggtgcccctgttacctagtagtaaataggtacctaggagttagacagctgttacgggcttcatgtgtgtcacacacacacacacacttcctgcgtgtgtgtgtgtttactagttgtgtttactagttgtgttttgcgggggttgagctttgctctttcggcccgcctctcaactgtcaatcaactgtttactaactactttttttttttttttttttttttcccacaccacacacacacacaccccccaggaagcagcccgttacagctgactaactcccaggtacctatttactgctaggtaacaggggcacttagggtgaaagaaactttgcccattcgtttctgcctcgtgcgggaatcgaacccgcgccacagaattacgagtcctgcgcgctatcctgcgcgcgcgcgcgcgcgcgcgtgtgtgtgtgtgtgtgtgtgtgtgtgtgtgtgtgtgtgtgtgtgtgtgtgtgtgtgtgtgtgtgtgtgtgtgtgtgtgtgtgtgtgtgtgtattcacctagttgtgcttgcgggggttgagctcagctctttcggcccgcctctcaactgtcaatcaactgtttctgctACTacattttttcacaccacacacacacacaccccaggaagcagcccgtgacacctgactaactcccaggtacctatttactactaggtaacaggggcatagggcgaaagaaattctgcccatcgtttctcgccagcgACCGGTATAAGAACCCGAgatcacaggatcacgtgtccagcgtgctgtccgctcggccaccggctcccgagctgtggccgtgtgtgtgtgtgtgtgtgtgtgtgtgtgtgtgtgtgtgtgtgtgtgtgtgtgtgtgtgtgtgtgtgtgtgaaaatagttagtagttagtaacagttgattgattgacagttgaaaggcggggtgAAAGAGCAGAgcgcaacctccgcaagcacaactagaagaatgcacactctctctctctctctctctcacacacacacacacacacacacaagagcagcATATAAAAAATGAGTATTTTAGTTACACAACTAAACAGCATGTTGCTGTAGAGTATCGGTATGGGGTGTATGGGGCCATTTTATCGTAGATCCATGTCCATTTGGTTATTACGTAACTACTTTGGCAAGCAAACCAGTTATACCAAGATGAAGTGTTTGTGCCTGATACAGTCGGGCGTGGTAGTTGACCAATAGACACCACTTGACAAGTGGGAGTGACGTTATGTGGACTTACAACATCCGCACAATACATCCTCTGGTCACTCTTGTCATAGTCGGTAGTACCCAAGTCGCCCAGCCCTACCATGACTTGATTAGCCCCACATTCCTCACTATTACTCAACGCAGTGCTCTTCGTGGTTGATGGCGGATTGGAGACAGGGTTGTCAAATACGGCAAAGGACAGGAAGCCGATAAAGGAATCATTGGTATAGGTAAATCCTATAACTTTTACTCCACTCACGCCCAGCCATGATGTCACCATAATGGGTCcctctgtggtggtgggtggttctgTGGTTGAAGTTGTAGTCATATTGGTTGAAGTTGTAGTCGCATTGGTTGAAGTTGTAGTCGCATTGGTTGAAGTTGTAGTCGCATTGGTTGAAGTTGTAGTCGCATTGGTTGAAGTTGTAGTCGCATTGGTTGAAGTTGTAGTCGCATTGGTTGAAGTTGTAGTCATATTGGTGGGTGCTGCAGTGCTTGTGGTGGCGAGTTTGTTGTAAACTGAcgctggagaagaaaataaactaaTGTAAAAAAGGTGTGTAAGGTGTCAACGTTTACTTGCAACATCCGCATCAGCCTACCGTTACCTCCAGACTGGAAGGGATATCTCTCAAGCACATACATATATCAAAGAACAAATCCGCAGGAGCCTtaataagggttcgaacctatatgttgggtgttcccagacgcgctctagtcaactgaACCACGAACACCCAGCGTGTAGGTTCGAACGTCATCAAgggtcctgtggatttgttctttgatatttatttatttatatatatacaagaaggtacaatgggtttatgagagtacatagcattgatgtttttacattcatgtaaagccactaacacgcatagcgttttgggaaggtccttaatctaacagataatattaagtaggtaatttgtagcaaaattgaaacaagtttacaggtacattgtaagaaaattagtAGGTATATTTTAGTAAAATTTGAATAGTAtttctaggtacattgtagcataatttgaggatcatTTCTAGATACATTGTAGTACCTTGAATACATTGTAGTacatatatcacgttagtgtgatttatcTGAGTACATACAAATATGTTATTTAAAAGGCCTCACATGACGTTTTCATTTATTATCATATACAGTATACACATATTGTCAGGAATATTTCTATAGAATAGTGAATATTACATATTAATGTGTAACAATGTTTGTAAAATGGACAGTTTCATTAGGTTGTTATTAATCCTGTCACGTTGTAAAGTGTAAATAAGAGTGGTTAAACTTTAGAGAAGAGTGGTTAAACTGTAGAGAAGAGTGAACATAAGAACAGTGAaaaccacaggagacaaactcgtcGGTGTGTGTCAGCTATGCTTGATTCCGTCCAATGCAGctacatcttttttttttttttttttttttttttttttgagatatatacaagagttgttacattcttgtacagccactagtacgcgtagcgtttcgggcaagtccttaatcctacggtccctggaatacgatcccctgccgcgaagaatcgttttttcatccaagtacacattttactgttgcgttaaacagaggctacagttaaggaattgcgcccattaaatcctccccggccaggatacgaacccatgacatagcgctcgcggaacgccaggcgagtgtcttaccactacaccacggagactgctaaatctATATTTTTA
It encodes:
- the LOC123762765 gene encoding uncharacterized protein, coding for MTSPKSLGRVSMTWGAVASAGSAWAVMVWAAVASVGVVWAVLAWGGVEGFAEKFQRLPDVGRCGSSVLTKPISSRLVCAAVCAQDPLCEGFSSSSSSCEKVRNVSMPDLNPVYTCFVTASVYNKLATTSTAAPTNMTTTSTNATTTSTNATTTSTNATTTSTNATTTSTNATTTSTNATTTSTNMTTTSTTEPPTTTEGPIMVTSWLGVSGVKVIGFTYTNDSFIGFLSFAVFDNPVSNPPSTTKSTALSNSEECGANQVMVGLGDLGTTDYDKSDQRMYCADVVSPHNVTPTCQVVSIGQLPRPTVSGTNTSSWYNWFACQSSYVITKWTWIYDKMAPYTPYRYSTATCCLVV